A window of Solanum stenotomum isolate F172 chromosome 3, ASM1918654v1, whole genome shotgun sequence contains these coding sequences:
- the LOC125859308 gene encoding polypyrimidine tract-binding protein homolog 2 isoform X2 — MRVFSAFGFVHKITTFEKTAGFQALVQFSDAETATSAKDALDGRSIPSYLIPELGPCTLKITYSAHTDLSVKFQSHRSRDYTNSLLPVASSAIDSSGQFSLGLDGKKLEPESNVLLASIENMQYAVTLDVLYTVFSAFGPVLKIAMFDKNGGLQALIQYPDVRTAAVAKEALEGHSIYQGGYCMLHISYSRHTDLSIKINNDRGRDYTIPNIPMNSQPSIMGQQPPQMGGPGVHPYGAPSQYTPAPPQHSAGWNSAPATATPSMPMQMHNHPYMPAASMPSQMGPGMMPMHGQNVMPHSTSMPPYHPQYH; from the exons ATGCGT GTATTTTCAGCTTTTGGATTCGTGCATAAGATAACAACATTTGAGAAGACTGCAGGATTCCAG GCTCTGGTGCAATTTTCTGATGCAGAAACCGCTACTTCAGCAAAGGATGCCCTGGATGGAAGAAGCATTCCCAG TTACTTGATTCCGGAACTGGGACCATGTACCCTTAAAATCACATATTCTGCCCATACAGATCTGAGTGTGAAGTTTCAGAGTCATCGTAGCAG GGACTACACCAATTCTCTTCTTCCTGTTGCTTCCTCAGCCATAGATTCAAGTGGTCAG TTCAGTTTGGGTCTGGATGGGAAGAAACTGGAACCTGAGAGTAATGTTCTTCTTGCTTCCATTGAGAACATGCAGTATGCAGTAACCTTGGATGTCCTATACACG GTTTTCTCAGCTTTTGGTCCTGTCCTAAAGATTGCTATGTTTGATAAGAATGGAGGGCTTCAGGCTCTGATACAATATCCAG ATGTGCGAACAGCTGCTGTTGCGAAGGAAGCTTTGGAAGGACATTCCATATATCAAGGTGGATATTGCATGCTTCATATCTCTTACTCTCGACACACAGATCTTAGTATAAAG ATTAATAATGATCGCGGCAGAGATTACACAATCCCAAATATTCCAATGAATTCTCAACCTTCAATCATGGGGCAGCAGCCGCCTCAGATGGGAGGTCCAGGTGTTCATCCATATGGTGCTCCTTCCCAGTACACGCCAGCTCCGCCTCAGCATTCTGCAGGCTGGAACTCGGCCCCCGCCACTGCAACTCCATCAATGCCGATGCAGATGCATAATCACCCTTACATGCCAGCTGCTAGTATGCCTTCTCAAATGGGTCCTGGGATGATGCCAATGCATGGACAGAACGTCATGCCACATTCTACTTCAATGcctccttatcatccacagtATCACTAG
- the LOC125859308 gene encoding polypyrimidine tract-binding protein homolog 2 isoform X1, translating to MASASSQPQFRYTQPPSKVLHLRNLPWECTEEELIELGKPFGRVVNTKCNVGANRNQAFIEFAELNQAIAMISYYASSSEPAQVRGKTVYLQYSNRQEIVNNKTTADVAGNVLLVTIEGNDARLVSIDVLHLVFSAFGFVHKITTFEKTAGFQALVQFSDAETATSAKDALDGRSIPSYLIPELGPCTLKITYSAHTDLSVKFQSHRSRDYTNSLLPVASSAIDSSGQFSLGLDGKKLEPESNVLLASIENMQYAVTLDVLYTVFSAFGPVLKIAMFDKNGGLQALIQYPDVRTAAVAKEALEGHSIYQGGYCMLHISYSRHTDLSIKINNDRGRDYTIPNIPMNSQPSIMGQQPPQMGGPGVHPYGAPSQYTPAPPQHSAGWNSAPATATPSMPMQMHNHPYMPAASMPSQMGPGMMPMHGQNVMPHSTSMPPYHPQYH from the exons ATGGCATCTGCATCTAGCCAGCCTCAGTTTCGATACACACAGCCTCCTTCAAAGGTCCTTCATTTGAGAAACTTACCATGGGAGTGCACAGAGGAGGAGCTGATCGAATTGGGAAAACCTTTTGGTAGAGTTGTGAATACCAAGTGTAATGTAGGAGCAAACCGAAATCAAGCATTTATAGAGTTT GCAGAATTAAATCAAGCCATTGCAATGATATCGTACTATGCCTCTTCCTCAGAACCAGCTCAGGTACGGGGGAAAACCGTCTACCTACAATATTCCAACAGGCAAGAGATAGTGAATAACAAAACTACAGCAGATGTAGCTGGAAATGTGTTGTTGGTTACAATTGAGGGAAATGATGCTCGCCTTGTCAGCATTGACGTTTTACACTTG GTATTTTCAGCTTTTGGATTCGTGCATAAGATAACAACATTTGAGAAGACTGCAGGATTCCAG GCTCTGGTGCAATTTTCTGATGCAGAAACCGCTACTTCAGCAAAGGATGCCCTGGATGGAAGAAGCATTCCCAG TTACTTGATTCCGGAACTGGGACCATGTACCCTTAAAATCACATATTCTGCCCATACAGATCTGAGTGTGAAGTTTCAGAGTCATCGTAGCAG GGACTACACCAATTCTCTTCTTCCTGTTGCTTCCTCAGCCATAGATTCAAGTGGTCAG TTCAGTTTGGGTCTGGATGGGAAGAAACTGGAACCTGAGAGTAATGTTCTTCTTGCTTCCATTGAGAACATGCAGTATGCAGTAACCTTGGATGTCCTATACACG GTTTTCTCAGCTTTTGGTCCTGTCCTAAAGATTGCTATGTTTGATAAGAATGGAGGGCTTCAGGCTCTGATACAATATCCAG ATGTGCGAACAGCTGCTGTTGCGAAGGAAGCTTTGGAAGGACATTCCATATATCAAGGTGGATATTGCATGCTTCATATCTCTTACTCTCGACACACAGATCTTAGTATAAAG ATTAATAATGATCGCGGCAGAGATTACACAATCCCAAATATTCCAATGAATTCTCAACCTTCAATCATGGGGCAGCAGCCGCCTCAGATGGGAGGTCCAGGTGTTCATCCATATGGTGCTCCTTCCCAGTACACGCCAGCTCCGCCTCAGCATTCTGCAGGCTGGAACTCGGCCCCCGCCACTGCAACTCCATCAATGCCGATGCAGATGCATAATCACCCTTACATGCCAGCTGCTAGTATGCCTTCTCAAATGGGTCCTGGGATGATGCCAATGCATGGACAGAACGTCATGCCACATTCTACTTCAATGcctccttatcatccacagtATCACTAG